One region of Carya illinoinensis cultivar Pawnee chromosome 8, C.illinoinensisPawnee_v1, whole genome shotgun sequence genomic DNA includes:
- the LOC122318970 gene encoding transcription initiation factor TFIID subunit 13-like isoform X1, with the protein MCLRTPARCALSVLFEFSAVPSPISPSRLNCEFDMNANSGGPSSKSKAGSLQPSETSFKRKRGVFQKELQHMMYGFGDDPNPLPESVALVEDIIVEYVTDLVHKAQDTGSKRGKLSVEDFLYLIRKDTPKLNRCTELLSMNEELKQARKVFESDEEKLRKVFEADEES; encoded by the exons ATGTGTCTTCGTACCCCAGCCCGATGCGCTCTCTCGGTTCTCTTTGAGTTTTCTGCCGTGCCGTCGCCTATCTCGCCTAGCCG ACTTAATTGCGAGTTTGATATGAACGCTAATTCTGGGGGACCCTCCTCGAAATCGAAGGCGGGGTCATTGCAACCATCAGAAACTTCGTTTAAGCGTAAACGTGGAGTCTTCCAGAAAGAAT TGCAGCATATGATGTATGGTTTTGGAGATGACCCCAAT CCTCTTCCAGAGAGTGTGGCACTTGTGGAGGACATCATTGTGGAGTATGTCACCGATTTG GTGCATAAAGCCCAAGATACTGGATCAAAGAGAGGAAAGCTATCGGTTGAAGATTTCCTGTATTTGATACGCAAG GACACGCCAAAACTTAACCGCTGTACAGAGTTGCTTTCTATGAATGAGGAGCTGAAACAAGCCAGGAAGGTTTTTGAGTCAGACGAGGAGAAGCTGAGGAAGGTATTCGAGGCAGATGAAGAAAGCTAG
- the LOC122318970 gene encoding transcription initiation factor TFIID subunit 13-like isoform X2 — MNANSGGPSSKSKAGSLQPSETSFKRKRGVFQKELQHMMYGFGDDPNPLPESVALVEDIIVEYVTDLVHKAQDTGSKRGKLSVEDFLYLIRKDTPKLNRCTELLSMNEELKQARKVFESDEEKLRKVFEADEES; from the exons ATGAACGCTAATTCTGGGGGACCCTCCTCGAAATCGAAGGCGGGGTCATTGCAACCATCAGAAACTTCGTTTAAGCGTAAACGTGGAGTCTTCCAGAAAGAAT TGCAGCATATGATGTATGGTTTTGGAGATGACCCCAAT CCTCTTCCAGAGAGTGTGGCACTTGTGGAGGACATCATTGTGGAGTATGTCACCGATTTG GTGCATAAAGCCCAAGATACTGGATCAAAGAGAGGAAAGCTATCGGTTGAAGATTTCCTGTATTTGATACGCAAG GACACGCCAAAACTTAACCGCTGTACAGAGTTGCTTTCTATGAATGAGGAGCTGAAACAAGCCAGGAAGGTTTTTGAGTCAGACGAGGAGAAGCTGAGGAAGGTATTCGAGGCAGATGAAGAAAGCTAG